In Natrinema amylolyticum, the DNA window CATGGAGGCCGCCGCGAACGCCGGTCTCGGGATGACGGCGACGATCATGTACGGCCACGTCGAGAACGAGGCCCATCGCGCGATGCACCTGAAGCGGATTCGGGACTTGCAGGATCGAACCGGCAACATCACGGAATTCGTCCCCCTCTCCTTTATCCACCAGAACACGCCGCTGTTCGAACACGACGTCGTCTCGAGCGGCCCGAGCATCGACGAGGACGAACTGATGATCGCCGTCTCGAGGCTGTTCCTCGACAACATCGACCACATCCAGTCCTCGTGGGTCAAGTACGGCGACGAGCAGGGACTGAAGATGCTCAACTGCGGGGCCGACGACTACATGGGGACGATCCTCTCCGAGGAGATCACGACCCGTGCCGGCGGCGAGCACGGCGAGTTCCGCTCGTTCGAGGACTACGTCGAGATGATCGCCTCGATCGGGCGGGTCCCCGTCGAGCGCTCGACCGACTACGAGAAGCGCCGCGTCATCGATCCCGACGAACCGCCCTTCGCTCCCCGGCTCGGGCCGAAGGCCGACGGCACGCCGCTCCTGACTCGAGCGGAGCGCGAGGAACGCGTTCTCGCCGACGACTGATCGGCGAGCCGCGTCGATCAGCAACGGACGATAGCCGTCGATCCAGCGCGTAACTCGCTCGAAGCGTAACGAGACCGAGCTCCGCGGTCAGTTCGCCTCGCTCACGTCGCCGGTGGAATCCGGTTCTTCGTCCGTGTGACCCAGCCGGCCGGCGGCCGTCTCCCGCTGGTCGGCTGCTGGCACGATCTCAGTCCCGTCGCACGCCGCGAGTCCGTGCGGCGGCATGTTGTTGTACACGGTCTCGTACTCGCCGGCCCGCACGAGATACGTTTCGTGCCAGATACCGACGGCAGCGTCCGATCCGGTTCCACTCTGGTAGTAGTCTCGCCAGGCGGGAGCGTGTAATCGGTCGCCGTCACGGGCGTACTCTCGCAGGGCGTCGAACGACTCCCAGTACTGGACGAACCCGATATGGCGGAGTCCCGGACCGACCACCGTTCGACTCTCGAGCAGTCCCGACTCCGAATCGGCGACCAGTTCTCGAACCATCCGCGGTGCGACGAGCAACAACGGGAGCCAGCGGTGAACCTTCCAGAACGCGTTGATACGGAGTCCGATCTGGAAGACGACGAACGCCTCGTCGCGGTCGGCGGTCACTCTCCTCTCGATCACTCCGTCGGCGCTGCGATGCTGTTCCGACATCACGTTAATGATCGCGGGGATCGTCCGTGCCGATTACCCCAACATGTTGGCGTCAGACCCGATCGGCCGCTATCCGAACGGCGGAGACCGGCGCGAGTCCAGCGTCCGACGGCTCTCGGCTCTCACCGGTACCGGGCCATGATTCGCGCACAGTTTCGGATCCGCCTCCCGGAGGGCATCTGGGTGAGAGAGCTCTCACAGACGTTCCCCGACGCGACGTTTACGCTCCTGACGGGATACCGAACCGGCGACCGCGCGATCGAACTCGGTGAGATCAGGGCGGAGAACCCGGACGCGAGCGTCGACGCGTTGCGTTCTCATCCTGCGACCACCCGGTTCGAACTGCTCGAGTTGGCCGACGGACGCGCGCTCGGCAAGTACGAGACGACCGATACCGGCCTCTACGATTTCGTCGAACGGTCGTCGCTCCCCGTCGAGTTCCCAGTCACCGCTCGAGATGGCTGGTTCGAATTCGACCTGACCGGGACGCGCGACGAACTCGACCGACTCCAGGCGACGCTCGAGGCGTCGGACGCGGCGTACGAACTGCAGTCGCTGGTGAGCACTACGGACGCCGACACCCTGGTGACCGATCGCCAGCGTGAACTCCTCGAAATCGCGATACGGGAGGGCTATTACGAAGTCCCGCGGGAGTGTACGCTCGCGGAAGTCGCCGAGACGGTCGGGATCGATAAGGGAACGGCGAGCACGATTCTCCGTCGCGGCGAAGCGACCCTGCTCAAGTGGCTCCTGTCCGGGCCGGAAACGAACGGCAGACGCGGTCGGTAGCCCGTTCTCGGTCGGGCGTCGCTCGCTATCCGAGCGGCGCTCCCGGCCGACGCTTTCGGGTCACTCGTTTTGAACCGAATCGAACCCACGGCTCACACAAGGTTGGCGTCACTCGTCCGTCCGCTCGACGCCGACGGCTCGCACCGGTGCGCCGTCGCTCGCGAGCGCGATCGGGTACGCCCGGAGTTCGAACCGCTCCTCGACCGCCCCGAGGTTCGTCAGGTTCTCGAGGATCAGCAGATCGTCCCCCAACAGCGCGTGGTGCGCCTGGAACCCCTCGGGCTCGTCCTCGCCGGCGTCGTCCGTCGGCGTCGGGTCTGGATTGAGCGCGTCGACGGCCACGTCGAACCCCCGTTCGACGCAGGCCTCGGCCGCCGCCGGCGAGAGATAGGGATGCTCGAGGTATCGGTCGGTCCCCCAGTGAGCGTCCCAACCGGTCCGGAACGCCGCGAGGTCGGCGTCGACGTCGGGCACTCGAGCGGCGGGAATCGGCTCGCGGGCTCCGAGATCGCGGCAGTCGACCCGGACGGCGTCGAAGACGAACCGCTCCGGGGGATAGGCGTCGAGGGTCTTCCCGTCCTGGTCGACGTGTGCGGGCGCATCGACGTGAGTGCCGGTGTGGCTCCCACACTCGAGGGCGTCGACGCGGACGCCGTGGTCCTCGTGCGTCGCATGTCGCCGGACGGTGACCGCGGGGTCGTCGGGATACGTCTGCATCCCAGTCTCGATCGGGTGAGTCAGATCGACGTGCATACGGGGTACCCGGCAGTTGAGCAGCATAATAGTGTGTGGTGTTCTCTATACAACAGTACACCGCGCGCACTGTCGAGAATTGTCCCATCGTGCGCGACGTCATCGCAGACGCCGCGGCCAGGACCGATATCGGTTCCGTCACCTTCGACATCGACTCGTTCGATCCCCAGTCGTTCTCGGCATGCCGGAACCCAGTGGCCTCTCGGTCTCACAGGCGCTGGCCGTCGTCGAAATCCTCGGGGGAACTCTCCGCCAACGATACTGCCGACCCGATGGAGGTCGCGCCGCCGTACGACGCGGCGCGATCAGCCGCGTATTTGTTGACGACGCTGCTTGAGCAGCAGTTCACTGCGTATGGACAGTCCCTCTCACAGTGTTACGAGGGATGACGAGTCATACTCAACGATTACAGGTAACTAATATAGATGAGAGAATTGGCACCGGAAGTATTCCTCTCTTAGAAATTTACTTCCGGTGGGAAGCTCCGCCAAGTCGAGACCGCTGGTCAGTTGCCTGTTTGACCAGTCTGTTGAACGTCTATCGTGTCGGTCCCAGTAACAGTCTGTTCCGCCCCTTGTACCGTTTCTCCGAGGACGGTAACAGCTACTTGCACTTGGTTTCCTTCGATGTCAACTGCGTCAGAAACATTGATGTTAACTACGTTATCAGACAGAATGTTAACGTTCTGGATGTTGACTGCAATACCGGCAATGGTCACCTCGAGAACGTCTTGAATCGCCAGATTCTGAACTTGGACGTTGATCAGGCCAGCGGCTCGCTGTTGTCCTCGCTGAGGGGTGATCTGGAGGTCACTCGCGTCTACGGTAATATCTGCGTCCTGCTGTGCGGCTGCCTGTCCGCCGATTGCACCGATACCTGTCGCTACCGCACCTGTTGCTACTGCACTTTTCAATACCGTCCGTCGGCTTGGATTCTCTCTCATGACGATCCAAGTGAAACGGGGCCCCGAACTCGCAAAAACGGCTCCGAACGTTCCGGACGCTTCCCTTCGAGAACGTGATAGTCGGACGTTCGCGGTAGTGAAATTGCCGTAGTCAGGTACGTTACTCGCTCTTCTTAGCGGTATCACAGATTCCTTCATCAATGATTAGTAGATCGATGACCGATAATCGGGGGATGAATCGCCGATATAGCGACTGATAAGGTTCGTCTTTCGAAATCGTCCGCCGAGACCGTCCCGCTTCCGTCGTTCGTTACAACGGTCATGAAAGCCCGCTCGAGCGTTTCGCTACGGAAACGAAACGTAGAATGATGGATGTTCGTGATCTTCACCGACTTCTATTTGAAATCGGACTATCATTATCTACCTCCGAGTGAATGACCGGAAGATGGTTCCGCCTGACGCTGAAGGTGGAAACGACAAAACCGTGGTCGTATATCTGTTTTATTATTGTCAATACCGCCGGAGCGAACCGATGGCGTCGATCGTTCCTGAATCGTCGTCCTGACGCGTCGGTCCGATAATTTATGTGGTTACTCGAGAAGGCATGAGTATGCGACTCGAAGGCAAGACAGCGTTTATCACGGGTGCAGGATCCGGACTCGGCCGGGAAGCGGCCGAACTGTTCGCCGAGGAGGGCGCGACGATCGTCGCGGCCGACATCGACCTCGAGGGAGCCGAGGAGACGATCGATCGCGTCGAGAGCGCGGGTCAGGCGGGGACTGCTCTCGAGTTGGACGTCCGCGACGCTGACGCGGTCCACGCGGCCGTCGACGAGGCGGTCTCGGAGTTCGGCCTCGATATCATGCTCAACAATGCGGGGGTCAGCCACCAGCGCTCGAAGATCGAGGAGATCGACGAGGGCGAGCGCGATCGGGTCATCGACGTGAACGTCAAGGGCGTCTGGAACGGCTGCCACGCCGTGATTCCGCATTTCAAGGAGCAGGGATCGGGTGCGATCGTCAACACCGCGTCGCTGGCCGGCGTCATCGGCGCGCCGGAACTCGGCGCGTACTCGCTGTCGAAGGGCGCGGTCGTCAACTTCACGCGGACCGTCGCGGCGGAGGTCGGCCCAGCCGGCGTCCGGGCGAACGCGGTCTGTCCGGGCGTCACGGACACGGCGATGCCTCGAGAGAACCGGACCGAAGAGGAGTGGCAACAGGCCAAGGAGGACCTGGCGCGGTACTATCCGCTCAAGCGACTCGGGGAGCCCGAGGACATCGCCAACGCGATGCTGTTCCTGGCCAGCGACGAAGCGGACTGGGTCACCGGACACGCGCTGGTCGTCGACGGCGGCTTCTCCTGTTCGTAGTCAGCAGGCCGGGCGAGCGCGATCGGCGACCGCCGCCGCCGCTCGAGCGAGGGGAAGCGTTTCGGTTGCGGCGACGGAAGCGGCCGGTATGGCGACCGACGAATCTCACGTTCGACGCGCGATCGAACTCGCCGAATCGGCGGTCGAGGGCGGCAACACCCCCTTCGGTTCCTTACTCGTCCTCGACGACGATATCGTCCGGACGGCAGAGAACACCACGCTCACCGACGACGACATCTCGGCGCATCCGGAGTTCAAACTGGCCCGGTGGGCCGCGAGCGAACTCGAGCCGAGCGATCGCGCAGCGTGTACGATGTACACCAGCACTGAGCCATGTCCTATGTGCGCGAGCGCGATCGTCTACGCGGGGCTCGGTCGGGTCGTCTACAGCGTCCCCGTCGACTCGCTGGCGGAACTGCGGGACGACGGCGTGATCGAAATTCCCTGCGAGGAGGTCGTCGACCGGGCCGGCGGATCGACGACCGTCGAGGGTCCGGTGCTCGAGGACGAGGGGCTGGCGGTTCACGAGGCGTACTTTTCGCCGTAACCTCGAGACGGATCGAGTCGTCGGCTCTTCCACAGCCCCTGCCCTCTACCGTGCGGTGGCGCGTGCTGTGTCGCGGTGAGTGCGAGGTGCGACGGGCGGAGCGCCTCGAGAGACGAACCGCGACACGACCTCGCGCGAGGGATGAACGAGTGACCAGCGGGAACGAGTGAATCGGCTGGGGAGGGCGTGGCGACTCCCTCTTGCCAGCATGAGCAAGACGCCCGTCGCTGTCAGTCTCACTCTCGACCGAACCGCTTCATTCGAGAATTCCAGCGAAGAAACCACCTCTATTCGAGCCGCATCGGATAATTCTCATAGTACTATCCAGTAGTTATAAGTCATGCCGTACGAACATTCAAGCGGAAGCCGGTCTCCGAGCGCACACACAATGGGGCACGCATCGAAATGTCCCGGGTGCTAGAGCCACCCGAGACCTGGCTTCCAAGCCGGAAGGCTTCGAAAGCCATGAACGCGTACATTCTACCGGGATATAAACGTCCCGAACGACGGTGGAATCAACTCCAACGACCAGCGACAGCGCCCGATTCCCGGGACCGTTCGCACTGCCCTCGGCGGTCGCGCCGTCCCGGAGGGTCGCGATGACCGACGACGAATCGTTCGAGGCGGTCGAATCGTCGCTCCCCGACTGCCCCACCTGCGGTCGCTCCGTCTGGGTCGTGACCGTAAGCGGGCCGCTCGAGGCGACCGCCTCCCCCTGTGGCTGTGCCGTCGCACCGGGTCGCCTCGAGCGCGAGTAACCGACTCGGTCGCACCCGAGTATTTTTATATCAAAAATCAGAATTTGGTACAAGGACAGAAAAAGAAGTAATATTTCGTCTCAACATCATTATCGTGCTACTGGTTTGACTACTGCTCGTATCCGTTCTCCCGGTCGTGGCGGCATTCACTTCGCTCGCCGCAATCGTGTCCATCGGCATCATCATGATCCCACCGGTGATTCTTTTCGCAGTCATGCGATTCTACAACTGAGCGCCGCAGCGACGTGCAGGATGGGTCGTCGGGGACTCACCTACCAGTAGATAGTAGCACGATTTCTCTATCGGGATTCCACTTGAAAACGGGTCGGGCGATTCGATAGCTGCGTGTGCTTATTGAACAGGGTTTTTATCAGGACTGAGAGGCATTCAGACTCTCGTGCTGAATACAGAGCGCGAATGTGGCACAGACTATGAGTCAATTTGTGAAGGGGAGTGATCAGACAGTACAGAGAATGTAGTCAGTAAGCTTCAACTCACTCGGTGTCTATCTCCAGCGTGACGCCGAATGGATGTGCCGTCATATCATAATGAGGGCCGTTCAGCCCTACCTCGAGCGATGCCCACCCACGGTAGGTCCCATCGGATACAGACTCAGGTAACGTGTACGCTCGAGTGATAGACTGGCCCGCAACCAGGGTGTCACGCTGGCGGTTGACGATCACTCGGTCAGGGGTAGCATATTCGGCATCTTTTCTGTCAGCCTCGTCCTGATCCACCTCCTGCCACTCGATGCGGTCATCGACAGGCGTCTCCAGTCGGTGACGTTCGTCCCCATCGCCGGCCCACAGTACACTCGGGAGATGACGTTCGTCCCCATCGCCGACCCACAGTACACTCGGGAGAAGTCCGTGGCTTTGCAATATTACCTCGTCGTCCTCCTCGACGGTCTCGTCGGGCGAGATCGTGATCTCGAAAGTCGGACGCTCTACGTCGGAGACCGGAGTAACTGTGAGGTTGATGGGGTGATCGCGGTCGGGTTCCTCGACGCGGACCTCGTACACCTCGCCCTCGTGCCGGACGTACGGATCCATGACGTCCCTGCGAGAGGAGGTGACGTATTCCCAGTACAGGTCGGGAATCTCATCCGTCCGATACTCCCGCTGGTCGGTCGAGATGGTCTCAGCACGATGTGGCGAGGCAATCGCAGTCCCGAGAAATGAGCGAAGTTCGGGATCGAACTCGTCAATATCGAGGATTTCCTGCCCCCTCAGATCCCTCTCAGTGAGTTCCTCGACCCTGATCGTGTACGGGACGCCGGGGTCCTCAACGTCGGCCTCGATGGGAGCAACTATCTGTGGCGTCTCGAGGTAATCGTATGTCTCGACGAAAGACGCAACCTCCTCGGGAACGATCGATCTACGATACGAGTCACGTGGCGAGCCCGGCGTCAGGGCGGCGAGCGTGTCGACAAACGCCTCGACGAGTTCGGAGTCAACATCGTCCTCAAAGTGGGCGATGCGGTCGGGGTCGACATCGATGTCGTCGGGATCGCCAGCGTCGGAATGGTTTCTGTCTAATCGGTAGACGTACTCCGGAACCGCGGCAGCGAACTTGTACTCCTGGCCATCGAGTTCGACATACGGGAGGTACCGATAGCCGATCCCGAACCGCCGGAACTCGTCGATCGACTGTAGCAGCCCCTCGGAGGGATCCACTGTCTGGAACTCGCCGTCGTCTCGAGCTTCCCGTATCGCCGTCTCGAAGTCCGGATGCCGATCCTCAGCAGAGAGGATGTTTCTTTGATTAATCCCTTGATTAATTCCTGTCGGGTGGCTCACCTCGTCGACGTGGACGCGGTACTGTGCCGTCGTTAGGTCGACATCGATGCGGGGATCTTCCGACGGGACCCCGGTAGGGGTGTCATCAGGTATGTCGTTCGACTGTGGACTGGTTGTCTGCTCGTCGGCGACATCGCTACACCCTGCTACGGCGGTGAGACTCCCGCCGACGAGTGTGAGGAGGGCACGGCGGTACATACCTTCGAGGTGCAAACGTCAACATGATAAAATTTTTGCAGTCAGTACGGCACAATTCGATCGGATCGACGAGAATAGGCCCCATACTATCGTAGACCTCCTCTGACTTCAGCGTCCGACCACAATATCTCTATTAACCAGTTACTTCAGCACAGTTGGTTGGGATAAATAGAGTCGGTTTACTGCATCCATTCTCTATATTCAGCAGGCAACTTTTGGCATCCTTCGGATAAATCAATAGCTGCCTCGGTAACTGCTTGTCCTGTACGTATCGTGAATTCCGTGGCCAACTCTGAATACCGAAACTATAGTACAAACTACTGGTAGTGTCGGCTCTCCGGAGCAGTCCGATCGACATTCGTCCGGTAGCGTACCGGTAGCCGCGCTCAGTTCGAGGCCGTCGCCGTCTCGTCCCGAAGCACTGCGCGATAGCGCTCGCCCGCCGAATCGTCGGCCGCGAGCGCGTCCCGGATCGTCGGCGAGATCCAGTCGCGATTTCCGTCCGACCCGCCGCTCCCTGCACCGTCGGCGACCCGCCCGTCGAACCCGTCCGTTCGCAGGGCCGGCGGCAGGAACCGCTCGTAGACCGGGAGCCGTTCCCCGAGCGGGAGGGCCGCCGACGCGGCGATCTCCTCGAGTTCCCTGAGCGCGGGCCACGTGTAGTCGGGGTTGATGTGGTCGTCGGTGACCGGCGAGACGCCCCCCAGATCGTCGACGCCGCAATCGATCAGTTCCTTCGCGGGGGCGAGGTTCGGCGGCACCTGCACCGAGACCTCCTCGGGTAGGGCGACGCGAGCCATCGCCGTCACCTGCCGCATCGTCGCGAGATCGGGCGAGCCGTCCGACCAGCGTTCGTTGTCCACGACGGGCTGGACGATCACCTCCTGGATGTGATCGTAGCGCTCGTGGAGTTCGCGGATGGCCAGCAGGCTCTCCGCGCGGTCGCGCCAGTTCTCGCCGATCCCGACGAGAATCCCGGTCGTGAAGGCGACGTCGAGTCCGCCCGCGTTTTTGAGGGTGCGCAGCCGCTGGCCCGGCACCTTGCGCCGCGGCCCGGCGTGGGCTCCGACCTCGGCGGTCGTCTCGAGCATCACGCCCATGCTGGCGTTGACGTCCGCGACGGTCGCCAGCTGCTCGCGGGTCTGGTCGCCCGGGTTCGCGTGGGGGAGCAGCCCCTCCTCGAGTGCCACTTCACAGGCCTCGCGCAGGTAGCTGTGGATCGAGTCGTGGCCCCACTCTGCGAGTTGGGCGTGAATCTCGGTGTAGCGCTCGTCGGGGTCGTCGCCGAACGTGAACAGCGCCTCCGTACAGCCCGCGTCGGCCCCGCGCTGACAGATCTCGCGGATCTCCTCGAGCGAGAGCAGGGAGGCCTGGCCCGGCGGGTCGAAGTAGGTACAGTAGGTACACGTGTAGCGACAGGCCGTCGTGAGCGGAACGAACACGTTCCGCGAAAACGTCAGCGCCGACGGTGCCTCGACGTCGCTCGGACTGACCTGCAGGAGGTCTTCGACGGCCGCATCGTCGACCGCGATATCGACGCCGTACTCGCTCGCCCCGGGAAACATTACCTCTCAGTGTCGTCGCTCGGCACATAAGGGCTTCACTTCGCGGTGATATTCATGACAAGAAGACATCACTCCGGCGGACGATCGTCCTCGCGAGCGACGTCGACCCGCCCGTCCCGATCGTCGAGGACGAACCCGAACTCGCGGAGGCGGGCGGGCGCACGGTGGCTCTCGCGCCCATGGACGAGTACTTCGACCAGGTCCGCCGGCTCGTCGATGTCGGTCCCCAGCCGGAACGAGTCGACCGTCTCGAGGTCGGCCTCGACCTCGCGGGCGATCTCGCGGTGGTCGAGATAGGAGGTCCCGTGGTAGTCCACGCGGAACGCGGGGTGGCGGACGACGAGCGCGTTCGTCCCGCCGCCCCGCCCCGGTGCGATCGCGACGTCGGCCGACGTCGTCAGCAGCGTCTCGAGCGCGTCGGGAGTCGCCAGCGCGAGGTCCGCCATGACGATGGCGACGGGGTCGCGGTTGGGATCGGAATCGGAACCACTGTCCACGCCGTCTCCCTCGTTCCCGCCGTCGCTGCCGGGCAGCCGCGCGTTGACCGCCTCGGTCAGTGGCCGCTCGTCAACTGTGACCGAGGTGGCCGCAGTGACCTCGCCCGGAAGCTCGAGGTCGTCGACCGCGAGCGGGGCGGTCGAGACGACCGTCGGCTCGTGGCCCGCTGCGACGATCGCACGCAGTACATCGGCGAGCATCGCGCGGGCGAACCGCGAGCGCTCGCCCGGAGAGAGCACGGACTCGAGGCGAGTCTTCGGCGTCTCGGCGGCGAACGGGACCACGACGCGCATCTGAATCTGATTGTGGTACTCCGAGCGCGCTCAAAAGCGCGTCGGAGTGTGACCGGCCGTCGGCGGTGACCGCCGTCGCGAGCGGATCACTCGCCGCTATCGAACGGTGGTATCGATCGCC includes these proteins:
- a CDS encoding DUF4188 domain-containing protein → MTADRDEAFVVFQIGLRINAFWKVHRWLPLLLVAPRMVRELVADSESGLLESRTVVGPGLRHIGFVQYWESFDALREYARDGDRLHAPAWRDYYQSGTGSDAAVGIWHETYLVRAGEYETVYNNMPPHGLAACDGTEIVPAADQRETAAGRLGHTDEEPDSTGDVSEAN
- a CDS encoding helix-turn-helix domain-containing protein, with the protein product MIRAQFRIRLPEGIWVRELSQTFPDATFTLLTGYRTGDRAIELGEIRAENPDASVDALRSHPATTRFELLELADGRALGKYETTDTGLYDFVERSSLPVEFPVTARDGWFEFDLTGTRDELDRLQATLEASDAAYELQSLVSTTDADTLVTDRQRELLEIAIREGYYEVPRECTLAEVAETVGIDKGTASTILRRGEATLLKWLLSGPETNGRRGR
- a CDS encoding cyclase family protein, translating into MHVDLTHPIETGMQTYPDDPAVTVRRHATHEDHGVRVDALECGSHTGTHVDAPAHVDQDGKTLDAYPPERFVFDAVRVDCRDLGAREPIPAARVPDVDADLAAFRTGWDAHWGTDRYLEHPYLSPAAAEACVERGFDVAVDALNPDPTPTDDAGEDEPEGFQAHHALLGDDLLILENLTNLGAVEERFELRAYPIALASDGAPVRAVGVERTDE
- a CDS encoding SDR family NAD(P)-dependent oxidoreductase → MRLEGKTAFITGAGSGLGREAAELFAEEGATIVAADIDLEGAEETIDRVESAGQAGTALELDVRDADAVHAAVDEAVSEFGLDIMLNNAGVSHQRSKIEEIDEGERDRVIDVNVKGVWNGCHAVIPHFKEQGSGAIVNTASLAGVIGAPELGAYSLSKGAVVNFTRTVAAEVGPAGVRANAVCPGVTDTAMPRENRTEEEWQQAKEDLARYYPLKRLGEPEDIANAMLFLASDEADWVTGHALVVDGGFSCS
- a CDS encoding nucleoside deaminase, giving the protein MATDESHVRRAIELAESAVEGGNTPFGSLLVLDDDIVRTAENTTLTDDDISAHPEFKLARWAASELEPSDRAACTMYTSTEPCPMCASAIVYAGLGRVVYSVPVDSLAELRDDGVIEIPCEEVVDRAGGSTTVEGPVLEDEGLAVHEAYFSP
- the cofG gene encoding 7,8-didemethyl-8-hydroxy-5-deazariboflavin synthase subunit CofG yields the protein MFPGASEYGVDIAVDDAAVEDLLQVSPSDVEAPSALTFSRNVFVPLTTACRYTCTYCTYFDPPGQASLLSLEEIREICQRGADAGCTEALFTFGDDPDERYTEIHAQLAEWGHDSIHSYLREACEVALEEGLLPHANPGDQTREQLATVADVNASMGVMLETTAEVGAHAGPRRKVPGQRLRTLKNAGGLDVAFTTGILVGIGENWRDRAESLLAIRELHERYDHIQEVIVQPVVDNERWSDGSPDLATMRQVTAMARVALPEEVSVQVPPNLAPAKELIDCGVDDLGGVSPVTDDHINPDYTWPALRELEEIAASAALPLGERLPVYERFLPPALRTDGFDGRVADGAGSGGSDGNRDWISPTIRDALAADDSAGERYRAVLRDETATASN
- the cofC gene encoding 2-phospho-L-lactate guanylyltransferase, coding for MRVVVPFAAETPKTRLESVLSPGERSRFARAMLADVLRAIVAAGHEPTVVSTAPLAVDDLELPGEVTAATSVTVDERPLTEAVNARLPGSDGGNEGDGVDSGSDSDPNRDPVAIVMADLALATPDALETLLTTSADVAIAPGRGGGTNALVVRHPAFRVDYHGTSYLDHREIAREVEADLETVDSFRLGTDIDEPADLVEVLVHGRESHRAPARLREFGFVLDDRDGRVDVAREDDRPPE